One window of Salmo trutta unplaced genomic scaffold, fSalTru1.1, whole genome shotgun sequence genomic DNA carries:
- the LOC115182223 gene encoding zinc finger protein 239-like, producing the protein MPPEKRVPERPSKHLKKHQRKPTRKKSHHCSDCGKRFTSSTDLKRHQRIHTGEKPYSCDRCGKSFTTSSQLTIHQRIHTGEKPYHCADCGTSFVSSQYLKSHKRTHTIAKPYHCSDCGKCFVSSQYLKSHQKTHTGEKPYSCDQCGKRFSHSSNLMVHLRTHTGEKPYCCDQCGKSFTSSSQLTIHKRTHTGDKPYHCSDCGKSFVSSQYLKSHQKTHKGEKPYSCDQCGRSFTHSSNMISHQRTHTGEKPYSCDQCGKRFTQPNILIAHQETHTGEKSYSCDYCGKNYAGKRALIKHQKIHA; encoded by the coding sequence aacacctcaagaaacaccagcggaAACCCACAAggaagaaatctcaccactgctctgactgtgggaagagattcacctcttcAACAGACCTTAAAAGACATCAGAGaatccatacaggagagaaaccatatagctgtgatcggtgtgggaagagttttactacatctagccagctgactatacaccagagaatacacacaggagagaaaccttaccactGCGCTGACTGTGGAACAAGTTTTGTTTCTTCCCAATATTTAAAatcacacaagagaacacacacaatagcgaaaccttaccactgctctgactgtgggaagtgttttgtttcgtcacaatatttaaaatcacaccagaaaacacacacaggagagaagccttatagctgtgatcaatgtgggaagagatttagtCACTCAAGCAACCTGATGGTACATTTGAGAacgcacactggagagaaaccttattgctgtgatcaatgtgggaagagttttacttcatctagccagctgactatacacaagagaacacacacaggagataaaccgtaccactgctctgactgtggaaagagttttgtttcatcccaatatttaaaatcacaccagaaaacacacaaaggagagaagccttatagctgtgatcaatgtgggaggagttttactcacTCAAGCAAcatgatatcacaccagagaacacacacaggagagaaaccttatagctgtgatcaatgtgggaagaggtttactCAGCCAAACATCCTGATAGCCCaccaggaaacacacacaggagagaaatcttatagctgtgattaCTGTGGCAAGAATTACGCTGGTAAAAGagctctgattaaacatcagaaaatacatgcatga